Proteins encoded by one window of Bacillales bacterium:
- a CDS encoding zf-HC2 domain-containing protein: MGCKPEIVQLMHKVLDEDADDKDKRDLTQHLKGCPECREHYEQLKRTEALMRSTSSVKAPGDLKDKIIERMPNEKRTLKAKRWFQQHPVLTAAALFLLFMSGYLFSLWQGPQQVAVRGSGHVITGGEEVIVPKGVVIRGDLVVRNSDVRIEGKVLGDVTVINGKEYLASAGQVTGEIEEVNALFEWLWYQIKQLFTGFASSREIVGRPL; this comes from the coding sequence GTGGGATGCAAACCGGAAATTGTCCAATTGATGCATAAAGTTTTGGACGAAGATGCCGATGATAAGGATAAAAGGGATTTGACGCAGCATCTCAAGGGATGTCCCGAATGCCGCGAACACTATGAACAACTGAAGAGAACGGAAGCCCTCATGAGAAGCACCTCAAGCGTGAAAGCGCCCGGCGATCTGAAAGATAAGATCATCGAGCGGATGCCGAATGAGAAAAGAACGTTGAAAGCGAAGCGCTGGTTTCAACAGCACCCGGTTCTGACCGCGGCGGCTTTGTTTCTTTTATTCATGTCGGGTTATTTGTTTTCGCTCTGGCAAGGACCTCAGCAGGTCGCCGTACGCGGTTCCGGACATGTGATTACCGGAGGCGAGGAAGTAATCGTTCCGAAGGGCGTAGTGATTCGCGGGGATTTGGTTGTTCGCAACAGCGATGTAAGAATTGAAGGCAAAGTGCTTGGGGACGTGACCGTGATCAACGGAAAGGAGTACTTGGCCTCTGCTGGACAGGTGACCGGAGAAATCGAGGAAGTGAACGCCTTGTTTGAGTGGCTCTGGTACCAAATCAAACAGTTGTTTACTGGATTTGCCTCCTCTCGCGAGATTGTGGGACGTCCTCTGTGA
- the sigW gene encoding RNA polymerase sigma factor SigW yields the protein MKEIVNRIILDVQKGDQNAFGDLIDLYQNKVYSICYRLIGNRQEAEDLTQETFLRAYLNLDSYQADKKFSSWLFRIATNVTIDRLRKKKPDYSLDAEISGTDGMTMYTQLASDGWLPEEEAVETELKERLHGEIMQLPPKYRAAIVLKYIEDLSLKEIAEILNLPLATVKTRIHRGREALRKRLNPEQN from the coding sequence ATGAAAGAAATCGTGAACCGAATCATACTTGACGTTCAGAAAGGCGATCAAAACGCGTTTGGGGATTTGATTGATCTTTATCAAAATAAAGTGTACAGCATTTGTTACCGGCTGATCGGCAATCGCCAAGAGGCCGAAGATCTTACCCAAGAAACGTTTTTGCGCGCTTACTTGAACTTGGACAGCTACCAAGCCGATAAGAAATTTTCGTCCTGGCTGTTTCGTATAGCGACCAACGTAACGATCGATCGCCTGCGCAAGAAGAAACCCGACTATTCTCTCGACGCCGAAATATCAGGCACCGACGGGATGACGATGTATACTCAACTCGCATCCGACGGATGGCTTCCCGAAGAGGAAGCGGTCGAAACCGAATTAAAGGAGCGGCTGCATGGCGAAATCATGCAGCTTCCTCCGAAATACCGCGCCGCGATCGTGTTAAAATACATCGAAGATTTGTCGCTCAAGGAGATCGCGGAAATTTTGAATCTCCCGTTGGCAACCGTGAAGACGCGAATTCACCGCGGCCGCGAAGCTTTGCGAAAACGCTTGAATCCGGAACAGAATTGA
- a CDS encoding aspartyl-phosphate phosphatase Spo0E family protein gives MRNRDQHLQEIEQLRRELNRLGWRLPLFSEEIVKSSQKLDRLLNAFEKEKLYTKSTL, from the coding sequence ATGAGGAATCGCGATCAACATTTACAAGAAATTGAACAGTTGCGAAGGGAATTAAACCGACTTGGTTGGCGCCTTCCTTTGTTTTCCGAGGAAATTGTAAAATCGTCTCAGAAACTCGACCGCTTGTTGAATGCTTTCGAAAAAGAAAAACTATATACGAAAAGCACCCTTTAA
- the rocF gene encoding arginase: MDRQVSIIGVPMDLGQARRGVDMGPSAIRYAGVVQRLEKLGYDIEDLGDIEIGRPRSDERESENSNLKNLKQVTEANEKLAQTIDAEMQKERHTLVLGGDHSIAIGTLAGVSKHFKNLGVIWYDAHGDLNTAETSPSGNIHGMPLAASLGIGHESLIQIGGYAPKVKPENLVIIGARSLDDGEKALIREKGIRVYTMHEIDRLGMTQVIDESITYLKERTDGVHLSLDLDGLDPHDAPGVGTPVTGGINYRESHLAMEMLAESGIITSTEFVEVNPILDEKNKTAEAAVALIGSLFGEKLK, translated from the coding sequence ATGGATAGACAAGTTTCCATTATCGGCGTCCCGATGGATTTGGGACAAGCCCGGCGCGGTGTCGACATGGGTCCGAGCGCGATTCGGTATGCCGGCGTCGTTCAGCGTCTCGAGAAACTCGGTTACGACATTGAAGATCTCGGAGACATTGAGATCGGGCGGCCGAGGTCCGACGAACGGGAGTCTGAAAACAGCAATTTAAAAAATTTGAAACAAGTCACAGAAGCGAATGAAAAATTGGCACAGACGATTGACGCCGAGATGCAAAAGGAACGGCACACGCTCGTGCTCGGCGGTGATCATAGCATTGCAATCGGTACGTTGGCAGGGGTTTCGAAGCATTTCAAGAATCTTGGCGTCATTTGGTACGACGCGCACGGCGACTTGAACACGGCGGAAACTTCGCCGAGCGGAAACATTCACGGCATGCCGCTGGCGGCGAGCCTCGGCATCGGACACGAGTCGTTGATCCAAATTGGGGGCTACGCACCCAAAGTGAAACCGGAGAATTTAGTCATTATCGGGGCACGCTCACTCGATGACGGCGAAAAAGCGTTGATTCGCGAAAAAGGCATTCGCGTGTACACGATGCACGAAATCGACCGGCTCGGCATGACGCAAGTGATCGACGAGTCTATCACTTATTTGAAAGAGCGGACCGATGGTGTCCACTTGAGCCTGGATCTCGACGGACTCGACCCTCATGACGCGCCTGGAGTCGGTACGCCGGTAACCGGAGGCATCAACTACCGTGAAAGCCATTTGGCGATGGAAATGCTCGCCGAATCGGGAATCATCACCTCAACCGAGTTCGTCGAAGTGAACCCGATTTTGGATGAGAAAAATAAAACCGCCGAGGCGGCGGTAGCGTTAATTGGTTCCTTGTTTGGAGAAAAGTTGAAATAA